ACTATTAGATCCACGATCCTTTCCTGATACCCGCCCTCAccttcatacacacacacaaacttaccacacacacacaccgcacTTCCCCTCAGTTATAGATCGATTTGATTGATAAAATTGTTTCCCCTGCCCCTCCCAAGGTGCCATAGAGAAGAAAGAGGAGTGAGGGGTGGGGGCTGGAATGTCTCCCTTTCTCCAAGCATTTCCTTTCACGTCTATTGTTCTGTCCTTGTCATTGTTTAGCAGGGTGAGCACTAAACTACGTGTCCAGGGAAGTTGTTGGCTGCTCACACAAAAGGTATTTAACACAAAGACGTTAGACGACATTGGTGCCTGGTCTAACCGGCCCGTACTGGCGTGTCTATTACCTGTTAAGAACAACATATCTCGTCAGGAGACCTAAGCTTCGACTCTCGGGTCATTAACTGTGATTCTAACATCCGgcattaaaaagaaattcacGTTTTGTTTACCATTGTCAGTGTTTGGAGTCGAGATATCAAATTGAAGTTAGTATATCATTGTACAAACCTATTGAATATCAACATTTTATACTACGTTATGGGGTAGCAATACTTTGATGACCCCTATCTGATGTTTCCAAAGAAGTCTACTATGAATACGggaacgataaaaaaaaaagacgttgacttgaagttattaaatttgttcTTTTCTGTAAAAGCGAAATTGTTAGATTCTGTAGTGGCCCTTATGTGAAACCTTCGACAGTCATGTTTGCTTATTAACAAGGGAACATTTAGATTTTGTGTCAACAGATCTCAGAATAGGTCAAGATGATCGAACATGGAGAAACTTGATTGAATGAGTTGAACATTGGACTCGTGTAAATCGAGGTAGGTTTGGACTACGGGAGCCATTCTGGGAAGAGGCAAGATTGGCCCCACTATTAAAAAGTGAGAGGTCCCGTCAGCTCTTATAGCCAGGGGCTTGGAGTGCGCTGAAAGCATATCTACCCCACACTTTATAGTTTATGCGAAGAATAATAAGAGTAATCGCAAGGCCCTTGAAGCATCGAGACCACGTCGTTCCCTTTGCAAATCCTTTAATCCAGGTCTGATTCTAAGAAATATAGAAAGTAGCGTTATGGTTTTGTCTCGTGACTACCTTACAATAGTTAGCGCAAGACTGATGCATGTTTACGTACAACTGTCACTGTATGTAGCCCCCATGAGAAACATGGTACTTTTATGTTTACGTATAACTGTCACAGTATGTAGCCCCCATGATAAACATGGTACTTTTATGTTTACGTATAACTGTCACTGTATGTAGCCCCCATGAGAAACATGGTACTTTTATGTTTACGTATAACTGTCACTGTATGTAGCCCCTATGAGAAACATGGTACTTTTATGTTTACGTATAACTGTCACTGTATGTAGCCCCTATGAGAAACATGGTACTTTTATGTTTACGTATAACTGTCACTGTATGTAGCCCCTATGAGAAACATGGTACTTTTATGTTTACGTATAACTGTCACTGTATGTAGCCCCGATGGTACTTTTGGTGAGGAAAAAGTCTAGCGAGACTGTACAAAAGACAAGGAACTGATAGTGTTATTGTCTAGAGGCGCTCACTAGTGTGCTCCTTAAAAGCAAATACTTGACCTCTGACCTGCCTAATCAAGTCAAGGTCACCATCATGACAGCACAAAAGACAGCACACAAGGTCAAAGACTACTTAACGAGTGTTTCTCTTACAAAAATTGAGAAGTCGGACCgggatggggaggggggaggggaggaagAGTACAATGTTATTTCAAGACCAAGcttatttttagaaacaaattCTATGAACAATTTCATTAGACTACATGATGTTCATTTACTTGACTGTAAGCCACCTGGAAATGTGAGTAATTGTATAGATCTTATACTTTGCAGCTCAGTCATTGGAACATGAAATGCTTTGTTCTTGTTAGTTTCTAGTTCAAACTAAACGcatttattgtttttctatCGACAAACCAGAGACTCGCCTCGTAAAAATGTGAACTGTATGTGCGCAACGATGACTCTCCACTCTCTCCCCAGTCAGGAGATATTCACAGAAGCGTGTTAGGAAACATCGCTGGAAAAGTGATAACAGTACTTACTCTATTTTGACCTAGGTTATGGAGTGTGTGGGATTGTTTTGGATGTCACCATGAATCTTTTCTCACCGTCACCTTATCGTACAAAAACTCGTGGCCCTAATAAGaaaaaccgaaaaaaaaaaatcctggctacgcccatgcacaTAAGTATTCCCGTTTTAGAGAGACTAAATTTTAgcatttttaatgttaaatttaCATTGCTAAGCGTTGGACAGACATGGAATATTTAGAATAGAATGTATTGATTGAATACTCGAATAGTCCTAAGTTGTTCGCCAGTCTTTTCTGTAACGTGTTTTCGGTGTCTGGTCATGTGACCATGTGGTACAGAGCTTTGTTTACCGTGACACGATGTATCATTGTAGACTGACTAATTGCAGTTCACATTTACCGCCTGGACGAGGTATCAGTGTCAGCGGATTGACACCTGTAGCGtcagacataatataaaaacaatcaCATCTAATACAACTAACACTGTTTAGAGAGGATGCTAATTATTTCCAAACAAAGGTTAATCTTTTAGGTTCATGCATAGCACTATACAAAGGAGGAATACCATGAACCACTGCCTCTAAACTTAAAGAATATTATGATTATCCTGATTATGATTATCCTGACTATGATTATGCTGATGTTCAGACCAGACAACAAAACAGTTTGACAAGTAAGTCAGTGTGAGAGACCAAATGACTAACACTGGTcactggggggggggtcttttaGAACAAGAGCGAAGTAATCCAAGTGCTCGCATTAGAAGACAAACAATTAGAAAGTTGAGCTCTCAAATGGTCACGTAATTTAAAGACgtcaaaaagaacataaatgGAAAGCTATGAAGATAAGAATATCCCACGAGATACGTCATAGCATACTTAGTATGTTCGGAATGAGGGCAAAACACTCAAGTGATAGAGGAAATGACATCTGACACTCACAGAGGTAAGTAAACAAGAACAGTTGAGAAGGGTAAGTCATATACCTAGAAGGTGGACATGCTTTGACCACGACTGCTCTGAGATGGACACAAAAGAGTACATAATAGACGGAGGAGACACATAGATGTAACAAATGTAAAAGACATCCCAGAAGAACTacacatgtttgtaaaatgttttgttagtaaaatgttttacatgtttcggatgttccttcagagttgaagatagtttacttcctagtccaaacctcccgcaggacgacgggggatgggagcgggcagggtttgaacccgggaccatcgataagtccaaacgacagtccagcgagcaaaccgcacgaccaggctcAATGTAGTGGCATAACAACCCTCGTGTGAGAAGGTTCATTGCGCCAGGGCCACCAACTAAAAGGGGCCCACAACTAACAGGGGCCCACAACTAACAGGGGTCCATAGGGAAAGAaaataaacatgaaaaaaaaaggtgttgtCTAACTAAGAAGGCAACTATAAATTGTCATTACTGTcattaagctttaaaaaatatatacaaattaaagtAATAATCaatcaatattattattttaaaaatttgcaaTTTGAAAGTAATCTTGCTTTAGAGaatattatgattttttttttctttgtttaaaattacGATATTAGTTCACTTGTTAAGATACAACAATTAATACTATGAGTAAACATTAGAAATGTCTCTAATTCATAGCAGCACCATGCTATACAGTTGTGTAGTATTACCTATTTGTGTAAACCACAACCCTATCCTAGTATTAAAGGAAACTCAATTCCTGTGATTATGAACACAGTGTCTACATATGTGACACTTTGAAAGAATTGGGCTTGTGGACTACAAAGcaaaagggaaactccgatggttttgaccatttttgatataatatgtgttttgatttacagataatgaatatatgagtctttttttttttttttgtttttttgcaataataacttagtaattgatgtttttccgacgtaattttcctgcgcatccaaaacagtcagactttcaccgggtttctatgtgacgtcacaaatgtgttttaatctattgacttattgtataacaggagaccatacagcaaagtttacattctcgtaaaagaaatatatcttgatctatgcagttagatctaggatcttgtaagcaaagaaaaaatgcgtattaaaagtagatttacatgcttgactaatcacggcagtgtgtattttctcgccagaccactcaacacacaacaaacactatcgcttggttgtcttgtcttGACCGACTACacatagtctcgactagccttacactgaccagtttgttcgaatcagtcagacacacgatctatttacttcttgggacagagagaggcttagatgaaaatgttactcttTTTCTCGAGTTCATTATCCtaatatataactgtatcatagctctagactaggccgtcactaagcctaacagcctaacagctactgtaagaatgaagtgatacgattggtcaaatctagtttctcttccagtattgttgatggaagtgacgtatgaactagcttaaaacaaaatctcatagaaccccgtttttttttgagatgtcaagaatttactgactaatttattaaatataaatgtttctaagcatttaaataaaaaaagttaaaatgtttattattacaactttttacgcagaatttaaatatgtcaataactcaaatttaaaaaacaatcgaAGTTTCCCTTTAAAGAAAACACtagaaaactaaagcaaactattGAACATGTCAAACTCAACGAGATTCTCACGTTACTGCTCTCcgtctctccctttctcttattctctctctctctctctttctctctctctctctcttcctctctcgtcttcttcatttctctccttctcttctGCCCACTCAATTTAATTCTCTCATATCTACAGTTCCTACTTTTCCTAAACAAACTTAATACATGGTATAACTCAATAGTCAAaccaataataatactaataataattcaTGACCCAACGGCAACCATGAAATCAACACATTACCGTTAACGATTATATATTTCTTTGGTATCGTAACACTTAGCGGAAGACCAGGCCATCACCACAGCAATGCATCAACACCTAGCTATAGACCAGGCCATCATCACAGCAATACATCAACACCTACCTATAGACCAGACCATCATCACAACAATACATCAAAACCTACTTATAGACCAGACCATCATCACAACAATACATCAACACCTACTTATAGACCAGACCATCATCACAACAATACATCAACACCTACTTATAGACCAGACCATCATCACAACAATACATCGACACCTACTTATAGACCAGACCATCATCACAACAATACATCAACACCTACTTATAGACCAGACCATCATCACAACAATACATCAACACCTACTTATAGACCAGACCATCATCACAACAATACATCAACACCTACTTATAGACCAGACCATCATCACAACAATACATCAACACCTACTTATAGACCAGACCATCATCACAACAATACATCAACACCTACTTATAGACCAGACCATCATCACAACAATACATCAACACCTACTTATAGACCAGACCATCATCACAACAATACATCAACACCTACTTATAGACCAGACCATCATCACAACAATGCATCAACACCTACCTATAGACCAGACCATCATCACAACAATACATCAACACCTACTTATAGACCAGACCATCATCACAACAATGCATCAACAACTACTTATAGACCAGACCATCATCACAACAATACATCAACACCTAGCTATAGACCAGATCATCATCACAGCAATACATCAACACCTAGCTATAGACCAGACCATCATCACAACAATGCATCAACACCTAGATATAGACCAGACCATCATCACAACAATGCATCAACACCTAGCTATAGACCAGACCATCATCACAACAATGCATCAACACCTACTTATAGACCAGACCATCATCACAACAATGCATCAACACCTAGATATAGACCAGACCATCATCACAACAAGGCATCAAAAACTAGATATAGACCAGACCATCATCACAACAATGCATCAACACCTAGATATAGACCAGACCATCATCACAGCAATACATCAACACCTAGATATAGACCAGACCATCATCACAGCAATACATAACACCTAGCTATAGACCAGATCATCATCACAGCAATACATCAACACCTAGCTATAGACCAGACCATCATTACAACAATACATCAACACCTAGATATAGACCAGGCCATCATCACAGCAATACATCAACACCTAGCTATAGACCAGACCATCATCACAGCAATGCATCAACACCTAGATATAGACCTGATCATCATCTCAGCAATACATCAACACCTAGATATAGACCAGACCATCATCACAGCAATACATCAACACCTAGCTATAGACCAGGCCATCATCACAACAATGCATCAACACCTAGATATAGACCAGACCATCATCACAGCAATACATCAACACCTAGCTATAGACCAGATCATCATCACAGCAATACATCAACACCTAGATATAGACCAGACCATCATCACAGCAATACATCAACACCTAGCTATAGACCAGACCATCATCACAACAATACATCAACACCTACATATAGACCAGACCATCATCACAACAATGCATCAACACCTAGATATAGACCAGACCATCATCACAACAATGCATCAACACCTAGATATAGACCAGACCATCATCACAACAATACATCAACACCTAGCTGTACCTAGTTTATAATCTCTTTATTTGTATTGCATTCTTTTTAAGTGATACctttagcatctcaattccattgctaggattctcCTCTATAGATCTGTAATCAGCCACCAAAATTCGCAAGTATATTAAGAATGTAGCCGTGACCAGGGAGCGCGTCAGTCTGATTTTAATGTCTCGGCCTATGCCTTTATATTTCCAAATTATTTTGAGTtgtgcaagtgctgctgtggactgtgcagtGGTTCAGGTTTGGTTACCTCCTCTAAGATGATagaggtatttaaaactactgacacttgtcTGCTTTTAGCCTCCAATACAAATGTCCCTTTGCATTTCTTCGGCATTGATTTGCATACcttatgctgcggaagtctatACGCATCAGTCAACTGATTCTTCTTCTGCCTCTGCAAGACCATCTATGTCGTCCACAAAGCGTacgttagtaattcttctttctCCAATGCTTACAGCACCTTCGTAGTCCTCTAGAGCATCTCCCACTTTCATTTAAAGGAGGATTTTGAAAAGAGTTGGTGAAGTGTACAGCCTTGTCTTATTCAAGTGTAGCTCCAGTTTCAAAAATGACTTGTTCAACATTGTAGGGGGAGGGGGCATCAGGGGtcagtttttatttctttgacttTGTGACCAAAGACCCACAGAATCGGGAGATTGAAGCAAATAATAAGcaccatattttgttttttatagttatactgttttgtttggtgtaatgcacaaattgtaagacaaatgtcctaacggacaataaagattatttttgttattattattattttattatatgtatatatataatatgtatatatatgaaatttatataatatatttatgtttgagacttatacttttatatttatataagagttatatttatatataattctatgTAATTATATATGTATCACGTATACATAAATCATGTATAGTCGTTGGACTTCAAGACATCGTcttagacattttatttaacATGCAAACTTTGGTTTTCGCGTGGATAGACGTGAGCGCCTCGTCTTGACCCCTTGTCCAGGCCGGCCTTGGCCATCATGTTACAAACGGTGCGGGCTACAGGTAAACGCGACTTGTGT
The DNA window shown above is from Biomphalaria glabrata chromosome 5, xgBioGlab47.1, whole genome shotgun sequence and carries:
- the LOC129926320 gene encoding uncharacterized protein LOC129926320; protein product: MHQHLAIDQAIITAIHQHLPIDQTIITTIHQNLLIDQTIITTIHQHLLIDQTIITTIHQHLLIDQTIITTIHRHLLIDQTIITTIHQHLLIDQTIITTIHQHLLIDQTIITTIHQHLLIDQTIITTIHQHLLIDQTIITTIHQHLLIDQTIITTIHQHLLIDQTIITTIHQHLLIDQTIITTMHQHLPIDQTIITTIHQHLLIDQTIITTMHQQLLIDQTIITTIHQHLAIDQIIITAIHQHLAIDQTIITTMHQHLDIDQTIITTMHQHLAIDQTIITTMHQHLLIDQTIITTMHQHLDIDQTIITTRHQKLDIDQTIITTMHQHLDIDQTIITAIHQHLDIDQTIITAIHNT